The following are from one region of the Nicotiana tomentosiformis chromosome 7, ASM39032v3, whole genome shotgun sequence genome:
- the LOC117278669 gene encoding uncharacterized protein produces MPKFEKYDGHGDPIAHLKRYCNQLRGAGGKEELLMAYFWESLTGIASEWYIDHDISHWHIWDDLARDFVRQFQYNVDIAPDRNSLTNFKKKTTESFREYAIKWREQEVRVKPPMDETEMVNVFLHAQEADYFQNMMFAMGKPFVEAIKIGEIVENGLKLAES; encoded by the coding sequence ATGCCAAAATTCGAAAAGTACGACGGGCACGGAGACCCGATCGCTCATTTGAAAAGATATTGCAATCAGCTGAGAGgggcaggtggaaaagaagaacttTTGATGGCCTATTTCTGGGAGAGCTTGACGGGAATTGCGTCAGAATGGTACATAGACCATGACATCTCCCATTGGCATATATGGGATGACTTGGCCCGAGATTTTGTCAGGCAATTTCAATACAATGTTGATATAGCTCCAGATAGGAATTCTCTGACCAATTTCAAGAAGAAAACCACGGAAAGCTTCCGTGAATATGCTATCAAGTGGCGTGAGCAAGAAGTCAGAGTGAAACCGCCTATGGATGAGACAGAAATGGTCAATGTTTTCTTGCATGCCCAAGAGGCCGATTACTTTCAAAACATGATGTTTGCCATGGGCAAACCTTTTGTAGAGGCCATAAAAATCGGAGAAATAGTAGAAAATGGCCTGAAACTGGCCGAATCATAA